Genomic DNA from Leptospira venezuelensis:
GGGATATTTTCTTGAAAAGTTACGGAATGATCATTCAATAAAAAGGTTGCATCAAAATCCTTAATTTGATGAAATTATACCTTGGTTCTCTACCAATCCGGATCGACCGGAAGAATGTTAGAACTTAGGAGACCCCTCATGTCCAGCACAGCTACACAACCGGCGAGCTCAGTCTCTCCCGCTTCCAGTGGAACGGCTTCATTTCCCGCTGCGAACCCTAAGGAGATGCAAAGAGTATTCGATGTCCAAAGACGTCATTTTCATAAGGTTCTGAAAGTATCCAAAGCCAAAGATCGAGTCGTATTATTGAAAAAATTACTGGCAGCAGTAGAAAGACTTACTCCAGAAATCAAACAGGCTTTACAAAACGATTTTAGAAAAGCTCCTCACGAAACAGATCTGACAGAAGTTATGCCTTCTATCGCGGAATTAAAAGATGCGATCAGACACGTAAAAACTTGGATGAAACCGGAAAGAGTAAAAACTCCAGTTTCACTCTTTGGAGCAAGAAGTTCCATTTCCTATGAACCAAAGGGAGTGACACTGATCATTTCTCCTTGGAACTATCCATTCTATCTTGCGATTGCGCCATTAACTGCGGCACTTGCAGCAGGAAACACAGCGATCATCAAACCTTCTGAATTCACACCTGAAACTTCTAAACTACTAACTAAGCTAGTAAAAGAAACCTTCCAAGAAGGCGAAGTTGCGGTATTCGAAGGAGATCATACTGTTTCTACGGCTCTAATGGAATTACCATTTGATCATATCTTCTTCACCGGAAGTACTCATGTAGGAAAGATCGTAATGGCAGCAGCTGCTAAAAATCTTTCTACTGTAACCTTAGAGTTGGGAGGAAAATCTCCTGCTATCATCGTACCTGGAGCGAACTTGAAAAAAGCAGCTCAGAAATTGGTATGGGGAAAGATCATGAACGCTGGACAAACCTGCGTTGCACCTGACTATCTACTTCTTCCAGAAGGACAAACAGAAGAATTCGTAAAACAAGCGAAGGCCGCTGTGAAATCTTTCTATGGAGAAACTTCTGCAGATATCAAAAGTAACAAAGACTTTTGTCGTTTAGTGAACCAAAGGAATTTCCAAAGAGTTTCCGGATATATCCACGAAGCAGTTGAGAAGGGTGGAAAAGTAGTGATGGGAGGAGAAACAGATTCTTCTCAAAACTATATTGAACCAACACTTATTGCTAATGTTCCAGCAAATGCAAGGATCATGGAAGACGAGATTTTCGGACCGGTGCTTCCCATCTTAACTTACAAAGACCTAGATGAAGCAGTGGAGAAGGTTCTCTCTAAACCAAAACCACTCGCACTCTATGTGTTCGGAAGCAATAACAAACATATCAACAAGGTTCTAAAGGAAACATCTTCCGGAGGAGCAGCGGTGAATGACGTTATCGTACACTTGGCAAACCCGAATCTACCATTCGGAGGGATCAATCACTCTGGACATGGAAGTTACCATGGCTGGTATGGATTCAGAACATTC
This window encodes:
- a CDS encoding aldehyde dehydrogenase family protein translates to MSSTATQPASSVSPASSGTASFPAANPKEMQRVFDVQRRHFHKVLKVSKAKDRVVLLKKLLAAVERLTPEIKQALQNDFRKAPHETDLTEVMPSIAELKDAIRHVKTWMKPERVKTPVSLFGARSSISYEPKGVTLIISPWNYPFYLAIAPLTAALAAGNTAIIKPSEFTPETSKLLTKLVKETFQEGEVAVFEGDHTVSTALMELPFDHIFFTGSTHVGKIVMAAAAKNLSTVTLELGGKSPAIIVPGANLKKAAQKLVWGKIMNAGQTCVAPDYLLLPEGQTEEFVKQAKAAVKSFYGETSADIKSNKDFCRLVNQRNFQRVSGYIHEAVEKGGKVVMGGETDSSQNYIEPTLIANVPANARIMEDEIFGPVLPILTYKDLDEAVEKVLSKPKPLALYVFGSNNKHINKVLKETSSGGAAVNDVIVHLANPNLPFGGINHSGHGSYHGWYGFRTFSHEKSVFKQAPFSSIEMLYPPYTGFVDKMLQFTKKFFV